In a genomic window of Zingiber officinale cultivar Zhangliang chromosome 9B, Zo_v1.1, whole genome shotgun sequence:
- the LOC122022627 gene encoding phosphoinositide phosphatase SAC2-like, whose translation MAADREATALGTAASASSCCLQKFRLYETHMKFYMVGSNNNKTQWRVLIIDRLEPSELNIREDPTTYSTVECNDLLKRVHEGNIATGGLKFVTKFYGIAGFVKFLGPYYMLLITKRRKIGNIYGHAVYGVSKSEMIIIPNSTVRSAVTYSKDENRYKKLLCTVDLTKDFFFSYSYNIMRSLQKNLYDGITGQVLYETMFVWNEFLTRGVRMLLKNTTWTVALIHGFFKQVRLSVCGKNFKFTLIARRSRHFAGTRYLKRGVNKKGRVANDVETEQIVCEDTIEETPSEITSVVQNRGSIPLFWSQETSKLNIRPDIVLHKKDQNFEATRLHFENLVKRYGNPIIILNLIKSCEKKPRESLLRAEFSNAIDLINKDLPGKKRLKFLHWDIQKQSRRKGENVLEMLGKVADYALNLTGIFYCQLPPSLKFQDVDLPTDIGVSVAIGSYGSSWRDEGQNSDISQSEYSGDRTEHDVDNSANEIHNHTTSHNDYSADEFECKVNLANPPRLQSGVLRTNCIDCLDRTNVAQYAYGLAALGQQLHALGYIDAPKVDPDSPLADDMMDIYERMGDTLSLQYGGSAAHNKIFSERRGQWKAATQSQELLRTIQRYYRNAYMDAEKQDAINLFLGHFQPHQGKPALWELSSDQHYSTGRHNASSHENARSFIKRSLSDGNILCDSEIPMSICDPGSNEAAASAFPTIIQQDSVAKGLCDSTPEISTCDNDIQYYSYMPTFPRRQIVSDNGHICFSKHRFNDSNCSNFLDFDWLSSSGNSCEDEGSERSSIINSPMTNVSTENVLEGDEGISSLNIEGASIEVGETEGRQASENSNAGEFSDRFAHWVAYGGTLCY comes from the exons ATGGCGGCGGACAGGGAGGCGACGGCGTTAGGGACCGCTGCGTCCGCCAGTAGTTGCTGCCTCCAGAAGTTTAGGCTTTACGAGACTCATATG AAATTCTACATGGTAGGTAGCAATAACAACAAAACACAATGGAGGGTGTTAATAATTGATAGGCTAGAACCCTCTGAGCTGAACATTCGTGAGGACCCGACAACATACTCTACTGTTGAATGTAATGACTTGCTGAAGCGAGTACATGAGGGCAACATAGCAACAGGTGGATTAAAATTTGTGACCAAATTTTATGGTATTGCGG GATTTGTCAAGTTCCTTGGCCCCTACTACATGCTTCTCATTACCAAGAGAAGGAAGATTGGCAACATTTATGGTCATGCTGTATATGGTGTCTCCAAAAGCGAAATGATAATCATTCCAAATTCTACTGTGCGATCTGCTGTGACCTATTCTAAGGATGAAAACAG ATACAAGAAGCTACTCTGCACTGTGGATCTCACGAAGGACTTCTTCTTCAGTTACTCGTACAATATAATGCGTAGTCTTCAGAAGAACCTATATGATGGCATCACAGGACAAGTTCTGTATGAAACAATGTTTGTTTGGAATGAGTTCTTGACACGTGGTGTCCGTATGCTTCTCAAAAATACTACGTGGACAGTTGCACTAATTCATGGTTTTTTTAAGCAG GTTAGGCTCTCAGTCTGTggcaaaaattttaagtttacacTCATTGCTAGGCGTTCACGCCATTTTGCAGGCACCAG GTACCTAAAACGTGGTGTCAACAAGAAGGGTAGAGTTGCCAATGATGTTGAGACAGAACAGATTGTATGTGAAGATACTATTGAAGAGACGCCGTCAGAAATAACTTCAGTTGTTCAGAATCGAGGTTCAATACCACTTTTCTGGTCCCAAGAAACTTCAAAGCTAAACATTAGGCCTGATATTGTCT TGCACAAGAAGGACCAGAACTTTGAAGCTACTAGACTTCACTTTGAAAATCTTGTGAAGAGATATGGAAACcctattattattttgaatttgattaag TCATGTGAGAAGAAGCCACGGGAATCTTTGCTTCGTGCAGAATTCAGTAATGCAATTGATCTTATAAACAAAGATTTACCAGGCAAAAAGCGCTTGAAATTCTTGCATTGGGATATACAAAAACAATCTAGAAG GAAAGGTGAAAATGTGCTGGAAATGTTAGGAAAAGTGGCAGATTATGCCTTAAATCTAACTGGAATTTTTTATTGCCAATTACCACCATCCTTGAAATTTCAAGATGTTGATCTGCCGACAGATATTGG GGTATCAGTTGCCATTGGTTCTTATGGCAGTTCCTGGAGAGATGAAGGGCAGAACTCAGATATATCTCAAAGTGAATACTCTGGGGACAGAACCGAGCACGATGTTGATAATTCAGCCAATGAAATACATAACCATACTACTTCTCATAATGACTATTCTGCAGATGAATTTGAGTGCAAAGTCAACTTGGCAAATCCACCAAGGCTTCAAAGTGGCGTCCTTAGAACAAATTGTATTGATTGCTTGGATCGAACAAATGTTGCACAATATGCCTATGGTTTGGCTGCACTTGGTCAGCAGCTTCATGCCTTGGGATATATAGATGCTCCAAAAGTTGATCCAGACTCCCCTTTAGCTGATGATATGATGGATATCTATGAAAGAATGGGGGACACACTTTCTCTACAGTATGGAGGTTCTGCTGCTCACAACAAG ATATTTTCTGAAAGAAGAGGTCAATGGAAGGCTGCAACCCAGTCTCAGGAGTTATTGAGGACAATACAACGATATTATAGAAATGCCTATATGGATGCAGAGAAGCAAGATGCTATTAACTT GTTCCTGGGTCATTTCCAACCCCACCAGGGTAAGCCAGCACTTTGGGAGCTGAGTTCTGATCAACATTACAGTACTGGAAGGCACAATGCAAGTTCTCATGAGAATGCAAG GTCATTTATTAAGAGATCTCTGTCAGATGGCAATATTCTTTGTGATAGCGAAATACCCATGTCTATCTGTGATCCTGGATCAAATGAAGCTGCTGCTTCAGCATTCCCTACGATAATACAACAAGATTCAGTTGCCAAGGGTCTTTGTGATTCCACACCTGAAATTTCAACTTGTGATAATGATATTCAATATTACAG TTACATGCCGACATTTCCTAGGAGGCAAATAGTTTCAGATAATGGGCACATATGCTTCAGCAAACATAGATTCAATGACTCCAACTGTTCGAACTTCCTTGACTTCGATTGGCTTTCGTCATCAGGCAATTCATGTGAAGATGAAGGCTCTGAAAG GTCCTCTATCATTAACTCACCAATGACAAATGTTTCCACTGAAAATGTTCTTGAAGGAGACGAGGGAATTAGCAGTTTAAATATAGAGGGTGCCAGCATTGAG GTGGGTGAAACAGAAGGCAGACAAGCATCTGAAAACTCCAATGCTGGTGAATTTTCTGATAGATTTGCTCACTGGGTTGCTTATGGAGGGACGCTATGCTATTGA
- the LOC122024396 gene encoding RING-H2 finger protein ATL3-like, which yields MDGVSRLSVSTTTALLIASVVILFLVFLFLLVCYLRSNRYWGAIPVSGAAHARFALSPGLPCGALGLDAAVALPPPIVVRPGTFKEGLECPVCLSELTVGEAATLLPRCGHAFHLHCIDMWFCSHSTCPLCRTTAAVEESEVAKSGAQLLNSSQSILNTTASSDLCARIGDSNSQEGIFSASSSALPAESASDESLPATSQTEEVPPPPPPPPPPPPPKSTLRLFPWLLVRGSRMGGATDSPSGCDVEQGFGGPVSISPTSP from the coding sequence ATGGACGGCGTCTCTCGGCTCTCCGTCTCTACAACCACCGCCCTCTTGATCGCCAGTGTCGTCATCCTCTTCCttgtctttctcttcctcctcgtgTGCTACCTCCGCTCCAACCGCTACTGGGGCGCCATCCCCGTCTCCGGCGCCGCCCACGCCCGCTTCGCCCTTTCCCCCGGCCTCCCCTGCGGCGCCCTCGGCCTTGATGCCGCCGTCGCCCTCCCCCCGCCCATTGTGGTCCGCCCGGGGACCTTCAAGGAGGGCCTCGAGTGCCCCGTCTGCCTCTCCGAACTCACTGTCGGCGAGGCGGCGACGCTGCTGCCCAGGTGCGGCCATGCCTTCCATCTCCACTGCATCGACATGTGGTTCTGTAGCCACTCCACTTGCCCCCTCTGCCGCACGACGGCGGCGGTCGAGGAGTCAGAAGTCGCCAAGTCTGGAGCTCAGTTGCTTAATTCGTCCcaatcgattttgaataccaccGCAAGTTCCGATCTTTGTGCTAGAATTGGGGATTCGAACTCACAAGAAGGGATTTTTAGCGCTTCTTCGAGCGCGTTGCCGGCTGAATCCGCATCAGATGAGTCATTGCCGGCGACTAGTCAAACAGAGGAGGTACCCCCGCCACCGCCACCGCCACCGCCGCCTCCGCCGCCCAAGTCAACATTGAGATTGTTTCCGTGGCTTCTCGTTCGTGGGAGCAGGATGGGCGGTGCTACGGATAGTCCAAGCGGGTGCGACGTCGAGCAAGGATTTGGTGGTCCTGTTTCGATATCTCCAACGAGTCCATGA